The sequence GTTGAACCGCGTCCATCGCTTCGTGAATCGTCTTCTGTGCGTCGGACACGAGCGATGCCCCCTGCGCTACCTTGGTGGCCGATTCGCCGATCAATTCCTTGATCTCCTTCGCAGCCGAGCCGGAGCGCTGCGCGAGGCTACGCACTTCCGAAGCAACGACGGCAAAGCCGCGGCCCTGTTCCCCCGCGCGGGCTGCCTCGACGGCAGCGTTCAAGGCGAGGATGTTGGTCTGAAACGCGATCCCCTCGATCATGCCGATGATCTCGGCCACCTTACGCGACGACTCCGTGATCCCATCCATCGTCTCGGTGACGCGCGACACCACTGCGCCACCACGCGTCACCGTATCCAACGCACCCTGCGCCAACCGGTTCGCCTGCTTCGCGTTGTCGGCGTTCTGCTTCACCGTTGCTGAGAGTTGCTCCATGCTCGCCGCGGTTTGCTGAAGTGCCGCTGCTTGCTGCTCGGTGCGCGACGACAGGTCGGCGTTGCCTGAGGCGATCTCATTCGCACCTTGCGTAATCGCCGTCGTACTGCCCCGCACCTTCGCCACCGTCTCCACGAGGCCGTCGCGCATCTTCGTCAGCGCGCTTAGTAACTGGCCCATCTCGTTGCGCGATCTGCTTTTGATTGCGATCGTCAGATCGCCCGCGGCAATGCGCTCGAAGTGTTTGATGGTCGCATTGACCGGCTTGATCACCGCCGCCGACAAGCCGACACGCGCCATCACCCCGATCACGATGGCAATCACCCCGATCCCCGCGAACAGCAGCGTCGCCAGTTGGAAACGCTGCGCCGCCGTCTCGGCCTGCTTGCGCTGGCTGTCCATCTGCAAGCGCTGCAGCGCGTCGATGGACTTCGAATAGGTCGCGTAAAAGGCGTTCGCCGTTTCACCCTGGATGTTGCGGAAGGTGTTGAAGTCAAAGTCGGTGAGCGCCTTGAATTCCGGTTCGATCGCCTTATCGACGAGCGCGCTACGCGCCTGCTCGACGTTCTGCGCGAGCTTCTTCTCGTCCTCGCTCGCGAACGGGCCGGCCATGTAACTGCCGAAGTCATTGTTCGATTCGACCAGCACCTTATGCGCGGCCGGCAACAAGTCGTCAGTCTGCTTGCCGACGCTGAAGAGCGTCTGATAGGAGCCGAGCGCGAGCTGCACTTGCAGCAGCTTCTCCGAGCTCGCCTTCAGATGCGACAGTGCAACGGCGCTGTGCTGAGTCTCGTCGAGACTGCTATTCGCGAGCTTGAGCGCGCCATAGCCGACG comes from Burkholderia sp. GAS332 and encodes:
- a CDS encoding methyl-accepting chemotaxis sensory transducer with TarH sensor, whose protein sequence is MLNNITIRGGLTLVISVFVAFLLTVIGVGYGALKLANSSLDETQHSAVALSHLKASSEKLLQVQLALGSYQTLFSVGKQTDDLLPAAHKVLVESNNDFGSYMAGPFASEDEKKLAQNVEQARSALVDKAIEPEFKALTDFDFNTFRNIQGETANAFYATYSKSIDALQRLQMDSQRKQAETAAQRFQLATLLFAGIGVIAIVIGVMARVGLSAAVIKPVNATIKHFERIAAGDLTIAIKSRSRNEMGQLLSALTKMRDGLVETVAKVRGSTTAITQGANEIASGNADLSSRTEQQAAALQQTAASMEQLSATVKQNADNAKQANRLAQGALDTVTRGGAVVSRVTETMDGITESSRKVAEIIGMIEGIAFQTNILALNAAVEAARAGEQGRGFAVVASEVRSLAQRSGSAAKEIKELIGESATKVAQGASLVSDAQKTIHEAMDAVQRVTGVMNEIEASALEQSDGIEQVNKAVSQIDEVTQHNAALVEEAAAAAKSLEEHAVALRDAVAVFRVAD